The Lichenihabitans psoromatis genome contains a region encoding:
- a CDS encoding M16 family metallopeptidase has translation MSVDLTTLPNGLRILTDSMPNLETTSLGIWVGVGSRHETRAEHGLSHFLEHMAFKGTRRRSARRIAEEIESAGGDLNAATSTEQTTYYARVLAADTGLALDILADILTESVFDPIELEREKDVVLQEIGAVDDTPDDLVFEVFTATAFPDQPIGRAILGTPDGVSSFDRDAIARYLAAHYNPSAMIVGAAGALEHDRIVEDAEKRFGGMAAQAALPAVPAVYKGGEQRIRRKIEQAHLVIGWEGPSFNDPTHYAAHVFSHAAGGGMSSRLFQDVRENRGLAYSIYTFDWAYADTGLFGFYAATAPKHMGELLPVSLDCLAGATATLTEEEVERAKAQLKVSVLVALESSGARAEQIARQHLAFGRIIDRHEVIAKIDAIGVEDARRAGLKMLQSAPTVVSVGPTKGLLTPDQVMARLGSTRG, from the coding sequence ATGAGCGTCGATCTCACGACCCTGCCAAACGGGCTCCGCATTCTGACCGACTCGATGCCTAACCTCGAGACCACCTCGCTCGGCATATGGGTTGGGGTCGGATCGCGCCATGAGACGCGAGCCGAACATGGCCTGTCGCATTTCCTCGAACATATGGCCTTCAAGGGCACGCGGCGGCGGTCGGCCCGACGCATCGCCGAGGAAATCGAATCCGCCGGCGGCGACCTGAACGCCGCAACCTCGACCGAGCAGACCACCTACTATGCCCGCGTGCTCGCGGCCGATACGGGACTGGCGCTCGACATCCTCGCAGATATTCTAACCGAGAGCGTGTTCGACCCGATCGAGCTTGAGCGCGAAAAAGACGTCGTGCTGCAGGAGATCGGCGCCGTCGACGACACGCCGGACGACCTCGTCTTCGAGGTCTTCACCGCCACGGCCTTCCCGGACCAGCCGATCGGCCGCGCCATTCTCGGCACACCCGACGGCGTCAGCAGCTTCGACCGTGACGCGATCGCGCGCTACCTCGCGGCCCATTACAACCCATCCGCCATGATCGTCGGCGCCGCCGGGGCGCTGGAGCATGACCGCATCGTCGAGGACGCCGAAAAGCGGTTCGGCGGCATGGCGGCGCAGGCGGCCTTACCCGCTGTTCCGGCCGTCTACAAGGGTGGTGAGCAGCGTATTCGGCGCAAGATCGAGCAAGCCCATCTGGTGATCGGGTGGGAGGGGCCGTCATTCAACGACCCCACCCATTACGCCGCTCATGTCTTCTCGCATGCGGCAGGGGGCGGCATGTCCTCGAGGCTGTTTCAGGACGTGCGGGAAAACCGCGGGCTTGCCTATTCGATCTACACGTTCGACTGGGCCTATGCGGATACCGGACTGTTCGGTTTTTATGCCGCGACGGCGCCGAAACACATGGGCGAATTGCTTCCCGTGTCGCTGGATTGCCTCGCCGGCGCGACCGCGACCCTGACCGAGGAAGAGGTCGAGCGCGCGAAAGCTCAGCTCAAGGTATCGGTGCTCGTGGCCCTCGAATCCTCCGGCGCGCGCGCCGAGCAGATCGCTCGCCAACATCTCGCCTTCGGCCGCATCATCGATCGGCACGAGGTCATCGCCAAGATCGACGCGATCGGCGTCGAGGATGCACGCCGGGCTGGATTGAAGATGCTGCAAAGCGCGCCGACCGTGGTATCGGTGGGCCCCACCAAGGGGTTGCTGACCCCCGACCAAGTGATGGCACGGCTCGGATCGACGCGAGGCTAG
- a CDS encoding GNAT family N-acetyltransferase has product MALFRIGSPNEASTFLRGDRVFLRPAEMRDYEQWSTLRDRSRTFLTPWEPIWPADDLTRASFRRRIRAHAEEIEADDAYPFLIFREDETLIGGLTIGQVTRGVSQTATLGYWMGQPYAGHGYMSRAVRAAAHFTFGTLRLHRFEAACLAHNNASIRVLERVGFQREGFARSYLRINGRWQDHILFALLESDPIAGPNHRPE; this is encoded by the coding sequence ATGGCGCTGTTCCGTATCGGCTCCCCCAACGAGGCCTCGACCTTTCTCAGAGGTGACCGGGTTTTTCTGCGCCCGGCCGAGATGCGCGATTACGAGCAATGGTCGACGCTGCGGGATCGCAGCCGGACGTTTCTGACGCCTTGGGAGCCGATCTGGCCGGCCGACGACCTGACCCGCGCGTCGTTCCGTCGCCGCATTCGCGCCCATGCGGAAGAGATCGAGGCCGACGATGCCTATCCGTTCCTGATCTTCCGCGAAGACGAGACGCTGATCGGCGGCCTCACGATCGGCCAGGTGACGCGCGGCGTGTCGCAAACCGCGACGCTTGGCTATTGGATGGGGCAGCCTTACGCGGGTCACGGCTATATGAGCCGGGCTGTGCGCGCGGCCGCGCATTTCACCTTTGGGACGCTACGGCTGCATCGGTTCGAAGCCGCCTGCCTCGCCCATAACAATGCGTCCATCCGCGTGTTGGAGCGGGTCGGGTTTCAGCGCGAGGGATTTGCACGATCCTACCTCCGCATTAACGGGCGCTGGCAGGATCATA